The Oncorhynchus mykiss isolate Arlee chromosome 20, USDA_OmykA_1.1, whole genome shotgun sequence genomic sequence CTTGGTCTCTATGGCACAGGCCCACGGTGGCAGCTGAGAGATGGAGGACAGTTCTGGTTAAAGGGATACTGCTAGATTCTAGCAATTAAGTTGTGGATGTCATTTTTATGTCTGCGTGCagcatgaaggaagttagaggtcgtTTCATGGCTTTGCCGGAATTTCAGTATTCGTTTAAAGCCTAGCTTTCATGGTACAGTATACTACCAGTACACCTGGCTAGGCAGTGCAGTGTTAAACATAGTCATGGCCATCAGAATGATAATCAACTGCCTTAGCAGGAGGAGAAATAGAGTAGCCTGTTAAAGGAAAACAATGGAAACAAGTCTCTTGACTTGTATCCTCTGTCTGGTGTAACATTTTATGTATTTTAAAACTGTGGAATAAAAATGATACTAATCAAATAAGAGAGATGTCTTCATATAGCTCTTTCTGTCACCTGCAGGGTGGATGTGGTTGCTGGCTGAGATAGTGGGACCACCTGGAGTGCTAGCAGGCCTAAGGGGTCCCTGGTGGCCAACACACAGTGGTCCTGGAGCACCTCCATGTCCTTCACAGCTGTCCCAGGACCAGGGCTACACACTGGGACCCAGTGTTTGatggagggggatgagagaggtgCCCTCAACACCTGTGACAGCATATAATAGAATCATATATTATATTGATAACACATGCATTTATCacatcatgtacacacacaaacacagtatgCAACTGTGGTTGCTGTTTGTTTGAATGCAGATCCACTGATTTGTCCATAGAGAATATTTTTCCTTCAATGTCTATGGCGTTGTCTGAGGCAGTAGGCTACCTGGTACTCTATCAATATCTATGGGGTTGTCTGAGGCAGTAGGCTACCTGGTACTCTATCAATGTATATGGGGTTGTCTGAGGCAGTAGGCTACCTGGTACTCTTGTCCAGGTCCAGTGTTGGCCAAGATGTACAGCTGGCCGTGGGAGTGCTCTACATGGTACAGCAGCTCAGGGAGGCGGGCCTGGACCAGGGTGGGCTCCATAAGGGGCTTGGCGCTGTCAATCAGCCACACCTCAGAACTCCTCTTACTGCTGCAGTTAACAAGCACCAGCCTCCGGTCTCTGGAGAGACTCACCTCAACAAACACACTGTGGACAAAAGAAAACTTAAGAAAACAGAGCACTTTAACACATGTGTTTTAATGGCTCGTGTCCTAACATGGCCTCTTccaaacattacagtacatgatgtacacacacacaggtgtgacAAAGGGAGGTGTGTGTTAGTCTTACTCAGGCTGCTGTTCCTGGTAGACCAGGGTGCTTCTGTTCCCAGTGGCAGTCAGGTCCAGACGGAACACATGGTGACACTGGAGTTTCTGCTGACTGCTGTAGAATAGGATGTCATCTGTAGCCcattctatacacacacacacacacacacaccttattttCTGTGTAGAAGAGTCCATACTAaacacagtgcctttggaaagtattcagaccccttgacttttccacattttgttaagttacagccttattctaaaatggattaataaaaaatttaaatcctcagcaatctacacacaataacaaagcgaaacaggtttttagaaaggtttgtaaatgtattaccaatacaaaaacagaaatagcttatttacataagtattctgcccctttcctatgagactcaCAATTctgctcaggtgaatcctgtttccattgatcatccttgaattgtttctacaacttgattagagtccatcagtggtaaattcaattgattggacatgatttggaaaggcacacacacatcccacacttgacagtgcatgtcagagcaaaaaccaagccatgaggtcgaatgaattgtctgtggcacagatctggggaagggtaccaaaacatttctgcagctttgaaggtacccaagaacacagtggcctctatcattattaaatggaagaagtttggaaccaccaagactcttcctagagctggccgcctggccaaactgagcaatcgggggagaagggccttggtcagggaggcggCTAAGAACCCGACGGTCagtctgacagaactccagagttcctctgtggagatgggagaaccttccagaaggacaatcatttctgcaacactccaccaatcaggcctttatggtagaatgaccagacgaagccactcctcattaaaaggcacatgacagcccgcttggagtttgccagaaggcacctaaagactctcagacgatgagaaacaagattctctggtctgatgaaaccaagattgaactctttggcctgaatgccaagcgtcacgtctagaaGAAACCTggcatggtgaagcatggtggtggcagcatcatgctgtggggatgtttttcaatggcaggTATTGGGAGACTcctcaggatcgaggcaaagatgaacggagcaaagtacagagagatccttgatgaaaacctactccagagcactcaggacctcagactgtggcgaaggttcaccttccaacaggattacaacaataagcacacagccaagacaatgcaaaagtggcttcgggacaagtctcaatgtccttgagtggcccagccagagcccggacttgaacctgatctaacatctctggaaagacctgaaaatagctgtgccgcaaagctccacatccaacctgacagagcttgaggatctgcagagaagaatgggagaaactccccaaatacaggtgtgccaagcgtgtagcgtcatacccaagaagactcgcggctgtaattgctgcctaaggtgcttagacaaagtactgagtaaagggtctgaatacttatgtaaatgtaatatttcacttTTTTCTTTTTGAATAAATTATCAATATTTTCTaaacctgattttgctttgtcattatggggtatgtagatttgaggaaaaatatatatttaatacattttataataaggctgaaACGTTTCAGAAGGCACAGTATAACACTACATTGTTTATCTCCATGttattaaccctctctctcaccgACGCTGAAAACCTTGTCAATGGTGAGTAGAGGTTGAGGTGGGTCATGGGTAGGTTCTCTGTCTCCTAGCTTGACCAGGATACACCTGGCCTCCTCTCTGTGGGGGGTCTTCACTGTGGCTGCCAGGGCATGCTCACTGGGGGAGAGACGCAACCTCTGGAGGCTCCAATCTCCCTTCCCCACGGAGTCCAGACACAACACCTTTTCTGGCTCTGGGTCACCTGTAGCCAGTCAGTCACAAACCCACACCTTACATTGTTTAATGTAATTTACCTCTCTTCAGCTCTGGACAGTAGTAGAAAGTGGTGTGATTAGGGAAAGGTCTGTCCAGAAAATTGTGCTTACCCTGCCTGGTGTCCATTCTATAGATGCCATCCCCCTCCATGAAGTACACGTGGTTAAGCCCCTGGATCTGGAGAGACAGCTGTTTGTTAGTAAAATGACTACTTTATTAAACCAGTGCTAGTTGTTTAGACACCTTTGCCAAAACATCAGGCACAACTTTACCGTTGTATTGTCTGGGCCTCCGGAGAACCTCTGGTATATGGCCCTTAATCTTCTCTTGAAAGACCTCTCCAGACTTCTGTATTTCTTATTACGAGAGTTGAATTCCACAGTGGAGCTGGAAGGGTCCTGAAGGACATTAACATATTAGGTGAAATGTATGCACAAATGCTCACAGTGTGACTGTCATCTGAATATATGTGCCTTTATACATTTGGATTGACCGTTTGAGAGTACATTTCCTACAGCAAAAACAAGACCCCATTGCCTATCAGATTCTAACAACAGGATCAGTTTCTCTACGATATCCACTTCATCTTTGGTTACTACAATGCTAGCATGTTTGTCAGTAACAGATCCCTAGAAACATTCCTTAAATATTAGATGAGGACAGTAATCAGAAGTAAAGGTCTGCGGTGTAACTAGCACCAATAGAGAGCGAGTTACAGCACCTTTACTATTGTGAAACGACGTGTATCCGTTAGGTAGATCAATCCTCTAGGTTTGCAGGTGAAAAGGCTCCAGACTTGATTAAATTTACCTCCCCGAATCAGAGGACTGAGCCACGAATGTAGACTGGTCAAGGAACACATAGTCACTGTAACTGACCGACCAAGCTATAATTTCATGTCAATCATTGTTTTGAAAGTGACCCCCACCCCAAGTttgaacacattttttttttaaataacagtaTCAGGTATGTCTTCTTATGTCGTTTTAATAGTCCATAGTTAGTTACTGTAATTAAATGTAGTTTGATTGTCTTTGCCGTTGGGCAACCTCCAGGATACTAGCAGAACATTTTCAAAACATTGATTTGAGCGCTGTTTGATGGCGTATAAACTAGGCAGAACGAATCAATCGCAGACGGCATACGAGTTGTAACTCAATACTGCGTTCGATGATGTTGGTAATAAATTGCTATGTCTTGCTGTCATAAGTGTACGGAAGTAGCATGCTTTTTCCAGCAGCACCGGAGCAGTAAGGGTTTTACCGGTTGATGTCACGCTACCACTGTACTACTTGTCCTATTCTGTGATCAAACAGAGCCATACTCGCTTTATTAGACCGTGTGCTTTACACTGTAAATCATTtagaattgtatttatttttgcccAAAACACTGAAGACAGGATGGAAGAGAAGTTGACAGGTGAACCAGAAAAATGTGAATATCACGAATCGCCGTTGCCACTCTTGccagaaaataaagaaaaagagcTAATTACCAACCACCAATCCAATCGAGACCCTAATTGTGGAACCGACGTAGCTCGTGCAAGATGGACTCTCCTACGACAGGTAAAACAAGCGTCACATTTCCAATGGGTTTGTTATCAACTGACAGAATCAATGTTGCATTgcgcctaacgttagctagctagctaatataatTGCgccattagctagctagatatatACTGGCTTTAGCTAAGCTACATTTATCATCGATTTACCATTCATATACCTGTATCTGTATTTACAGTAACATGTGTAACTGAGATTATATACAGCTCTCCAGTCCTCTGTCCCAGTTGGGCTGTAACCATAACAGTGTGAGGGCATGACCTGAGAGGGAGGTTTTGTCCTTACATGGGCATTTCACTGATACACAAAATGCTTCCAGAAATATCCTCTTGCATTTCAAATACTGTAaagtataaaaaatacaaataaaacatcaCTAATTCATATTGCACTATGCAAGTGCTAGTAATAAACTAAAGGTGTCCTGTGACAAGTTAATGACCACACTACTACAGGAACTGTGGGGATCAGTTTCAAGGATGAACAATAGAGCCTGGAGCCATATCAGATCTTCATCACTAGGCTAGATAGAAGGTTCTAATTCCTCCATGTCACTCTAATTTGATCAGTACATGTGTTTTGAGGTGGTGTTTTTAAAGCAGATCAGGTTGTGTGGTTTGACAGTTGCTATATCTCCCACTCCCTCAGGTGCTGAGACAGAAACAGCTGGACGGTGCAGACTCGGAGGTCAAGCAGGTGTCTGTCCGGAGATTCTCCTCCTTCAACCTGTTCAACAAAACCAGTGTCATGCACCAAGAGACAGATGACCCCTCCGAAGGCCAGTGGGTGGAATACACAAGTGCTTCCTTCCCAGAGTTCAGTGCCTTTCTCAGGTGGGTTTGAGATCCTTGTCCTGTGTTTAAGCCGAGCACCGTGcagcttacacacacactgtataataATATTTCTCTCTCATTCATTTTCAGAGATAACCTCGGGCCCATCAGAGTGAATGAGGTTCTCAACAGTTTTGACAATACAGGGAATGTCTGTGAGTACATCCTCCATATACATGTTTAAGAGTGTGCGTTCATTTAACCTATGACTATCTCCCTATGATGACCTCCGGTAACACACTGTTTTCCCACTTACATCGATTGCTGTTCTGGTGAGTCACTCAGCCTgttggaaagagagagtgagaaaaggcTATTTTTACCATTATCGCTGAGGGCAGATTGAGGATCACCTTTTCGTAAGGACTTAACACAGTCTCATGCAATACAAATTATCTGATGTTAAGCTGTGGAAGCCAATCAAATCAGTATCCTGAGGAGATGGTGATGAGGTGAGAAGGTCATGCAGCTGTTTTTCCATTGTAATGGAAACATTGTTTTCTGTTCTGCTGTCACGGTGACAGCTCTCCTGTATCGTCTTATATAACGCTGAGTAGCAGTTTGGTTAGTAAATCAGAGGTTGTTTTTAGAAGAGGGAACCCCTCAGGGAAGGCTGCATCTCTCTGTACTCCCACTAGCAGGCAGCGCTGATCAGCAGTATTCACAcagcagagccagagagagcctgggagctgcctctctctttctatccc encodes the following:
- the prepl gene encoding prolyl endopeptidase-like, which gives rise to MCSLTSLHSWLSPLIRGGKFNQVWSLFTCKPRGLIYLTDTRRFTIVKDPSSSTVEFNSRNKKYRSLERSFKRRLRAIYQRFSGGPDNTTIQGLNHVYFMEGDGIYRMDTRQGDPEPEKVLCLDSVGKGDWSLQRLRLSPSEHALAATVKTPHREEARCILVKLGDREPTHDPPQPLLTIDKVFSVEWATDDILFYSSQQKLQCHHVFRLDLTATGNRSTLVYQEQQPDVFVEVSLSRDRRLVLVNCSSKRSSEVWLIDSAKPLMEPTLVQARLPELLYHVEHSHGQLYILANTGPGQEYQVLRAPLSSPSIKHWVPVCSPGPGTAVKDMEVLQDHCVLATRDPLGLLALQVVPLSQPATTSTLQLPPWACAIETKRAGLTDSGWLEFLLSSPVHPPVLYRYSPREYRLLLQEDTEEHRTPQEYQTTRLEAPSQDGTMVPLTLFHRPMLEKLRGAPLLVHVYGAYGMDLNMDFSPDRRLLLEDGWALAYCHVRGGGERGLGWHRQGRMEGKPRGVEDLAACIQRLYDLGVSRPSLTALTARSAGAVLVGALCNLHPHLIRAVTLQAPFLDVLGTMQEPSLPLTLEERGEWGDPMSDPCQRDTIASYCPCHNITPQHYPSMLLTAYIEDNRVPVAGVHKYEERLQEAIHTHLNGHPVSESEPTPSVILDLQPGADHFGPGDFELSLTESARQLAFLHTELGLNQQKTKNSRK